GTGGACTGCGAGCTTGTCCTCGATTTTGATCTCCAGGCTGATACCTTTGCACCTAATATCGCATTGTCCGGAGATTCTCTCCTTACCTGTCGTTTAAAGCAAGCGACCATCAATGTATTACCATCTGACACTAATCAATTTCAAATTGTTTGGACAGATCCTATGAATTCACAAATATCTCCGCAAAACTCGATAACGAGCAATATCCCGGGCTTATACAAAGTGCGATTGATTGATAAATTGAATCATTGCAGTGACAGTGCAGAGTGGAATATTTTCATCGACACTTTAAAACCAAATTTCGATTTGGGCGAGGATCAATTCATAGATTGCAGAGACAGCTTGGTGTTAATTGAGCCATCGTTCACTCAGTTGCCTGGAAGCGCTCATATTTTTTGGACCATTGCAGGATCAGCTTTGTCCACTGAATTTAATTTAAACAACAAATTTGTCAGTAAACCTGGTTTGGTCAACTTGCGAATTCTGGACACACTCAACGGATGTGAAGCCAAAGATTCTTTATGGATCAATGATTTAAGAAAAATACCGGATTTGGAGGCAGGAGCTGGTGACACCATCACTTGTTTGAATTCTCAAATTACACTAAACGCCATCACCAATCCCTCGGATACACTTTTATACCAGTGGTTTACAAATGGAGGTAATATTCTTTCTGGAGAAAATACACCGGATGTTCTAATCAATCAAAAAGGCTGGTATTTTCTGTCTGTACATAATCCATCCAATGGATGCAGCAATTTTGATTCAGTATTTATTGATGAGGATTTGGTCAAACCTATCTCTGATGCAGGTCCGGATCAATTGTTTAGATGTCTGGATAGTCTGATCACCATTCAGGCGCTTGGTAGCAGTACAGGGATTGAGTTTGAATATCAATGGTTCACAATGGATGGCGATATAGTTTCTGGATATACATCATTAAGTATGCAACTCCGTCGCCCGGGCCGGTATACCTTAATTGTAACCAATCGTTTGAATGGCTGCTTGGATAGTTCTTTTGTGGACGTTTTGCCGGATCAGAATTTACCCATTGTTCAGATCTCTGTCCCGGATACCATTAATTGTATAAAATCCTCGGTCGTCCTTAACGCCAATGTAAGTTCTCAAACGGGAAATCCACTGAATTACTTGTGGACCAGTTCACAAGGTGGCATCGTTTCCAGTCCGGATGTACTCTTGGCAAGAGTAGATAAGCCAGGTGTATACACCCTGACTGCTACGGACCCAAGCAATGGCTGCATGTCTTCAAGTTCCGTGGTGGTTCAGATTGATACATTGAAGCCAACGATCCATGCGGGTTGGGATTTAAAATGGAATTGTGCTACCCAAAATCTAATGCTTTCCGGGACAGCCTTTACACCTGCATCCAATTTAAATTTCTCCTGGAGCACTGCGGACGGCTTAATCATAGGAAATTCAGATACTCAAAATATTCTTGTAGGAAAAGCAGGAGCATATATTTTCAAAGTGACCAATCAGATCAATGGTTGTGAAGAAACAGATCAGGTAGATGTGATACTGGATACCATGAAGCCACTTGTAATTTTATCATTTCCGGATACTTTGAGCTGTAAAAGACCATTTGTTACCATCCATGCCCGAGGTTCAGATGTGGGTCCAACATTGTATAGATTCTGGACGAATCAAGATGGTATTAGAATTAACCCGTTCTATTCAAACCAACTCGATGTAACCATTCCGGGGACCTACACATTGACCATTCGAGATAGCAGTAATTTTTGTGAATCTAAAGCGACGGTCGAAGTGGTAGAAAATAAGCAAATTCCAAATTTTTCATTAACTCCTGTCAGAGAGCTAACTTGTTTGGTTCAGCAAATTACACTTGGCGTGCAGGTACAACATTCTTTGGTATATTATGAAACCTATTGGTTTACTTTCAACGGAACGATTGATTCAGGGAGGTTTACGGATCAATGCATTGTTTCTGCACCTGGTGAGTATTTTGTAAGAGTGCGCGACACCTTGAATGGTTGTGAAAGAATGGATACAATTATTGTTACCGAAAATACAAATCTTCCTACTGGCATTGATTTATCCATAAATCAGCCCAAATGCAGTGGCGATATTTCCGGCGTCCAAATTT
This window of the Saprospiraceae bacterium genome carries:
- a CDS encoding gliding motility-associated C-terminal domain-containing protein, encoding MNKLLFTLLLPSLFVSVLWIGELAAQCAGLDADAGPDQFTCDPLDMITLQGNVNGNYTKIMWTPTTGLSNPVVLDPMVTHKSPGRYTYRLTAEGQSNVNLISNGDFESGNSGFSTEYAFGAPGSPFGPNNYGIGSNPMAYNSGFSPCGDNTSGGGLMMIVDGSTAAGRRVWCQTVPVVAGRDYLFEFYVMSVFPVAPAQLSISVNGNIIASGGAGAVCDWIRIEGCFQATSGSAQICISETSGIGYGNDFALDDLALFEKCIDFDEVTVEIVDIQAMITAPNVPRCGSDPFDLFANGSSFGPGFTYEWSTDRGRILSTNGMMARVRGSGTYTLTVKYKNGNTECEAEAQFDFEAPDALAGNILTSGKVSCAGDTLSLRAIMATGSGSYSYNWSPGVNVISGQGTDLIRVLLPGKYTVTIVDELVDCELVLDFDLQADTFAPNIALSGDSLLTCRLKQATINVLPSDTNQFQIVWTDPMNSQISPQNSITSNIPGLYKVRLIDKLNHCSDSAEWNIFIDTLKPNFDLGEDQFIDCRDSLVLIEPSFTQLPGSAHIFWTIAGSALSTEFNLNNKFVSKPGLVNLRILDTLNGCEAKDSLWINDLRKIPDLEAGAGDTITCLNSQITLNAITNPSDTLLYQWFTNGGNILSGENTPDVLINQKGWYFLSVHNPSNGCSNFDSVFIDEDLVKPISDAGPDQLFRCLDSLITIQALGSSTGIEFEYQWFTMDGDIVSGYTSLSMQLRRPGRYTLIVTNRLNGCLDSSFVDVLPDQNLPIVQISVPDTINCIKSSVVLNANVSSQTGNPLNYLWTSSQGGIVSSPDVLLARVDKPGVYTLTATDPSNGCMSSSSVVVQIDTLKPTIHAGWDLKWNCATQNLMLSGTAFTPASNLNFSWSTADGLIIGNSDTQNILVGKAGAYIFKVTNQINGCEETDQVDVILDTMKPLVILSFPDTLSCKRPFVTIHARGSDVGPTLYRFWTNQDGIRINPFYSNQLDVTIPGTYTLTIRDSSNFCESKATVEVVENKQIPNFSLTPVRELTCLVQQITLGVQVQHSLVYYETYWFTFNGTIDSGRFTDQCIVSAPGEYFVRVRDTLNGCERMDTIIVTENTNLPTGIDLSINQPKCSGDISGVQILNVVGGEKPLELFVGNQRINGQQINGLSPGLHVLTVRDANGCTHQQLIQIDTPSMVSLDIVPEIKLNFGENYVLQPTYGSYPDSIAWISWTPSDYLSCNDCREPELINPQEDIEYLVTYADKNGCQASSRVKVKIIKRGIWVPNSFSPNGDGVNDNFIPVLAPDSYQIIRSLNIYDRWGNLVYAGRNLLPNNPNDGWDGNYKTQPVNPGVYVWMLEIEWKNGELEKFQGDLSLIR